A stretch of Myxococcus hansupus DNA encodes these proteins:
- a CDS encoding DUF4442 domain-containing protein produces MLALDLVERLRQVSPSAANALLTVAVKNIIPLSAVMGIRVEDASDARAQASVPLKRRTRNHVKSVYLGVQVTVMELTMGLWLFRRFPPGRYLALVNELQVSFHAKAKGGVRAICEPPADVFTTLDAALQQKGDKAREWIPVRLEDFEGTHIADARFLAVLKKA; encoded by the coding sequence ATGCTTGCTCTCGACCTCGTGGAACGGCTTCGCCAGGTGTCACCCAGCGCGGCGAACGCGCTGCTGACGGTGGCGGTGAAGAACATCATCCCGCTGTCGGCGGTGATGGGCATCCGGGTGGAGGACGCCTCGGATGCTCGTGCGCAGGCATCGGTGCCGCTGAAGCGGCGCACGCGCAACCACGTGAAGAGCGTGTACCTGGGCGTGCAGGTGACGGTGATGGAGCTGACGATGGGCCTGTGGCTCTTCCGCCGCTTCCCTCCCGGCCGCTACCTGGCGCTGGTGAACGAGCTGCAGGTGTCCTTCCACGCGAAGGCCAAGGGCGGCGTGCGCGCCATCTGCGAGCCGCCCGCCGACGTGTTCACCACCCTGGACGCCGCGCTCCAGCAGAAGGGGGACAAGGCCCGCGAGTGGATCCCGGTGCGGCTGGAGGACTTCGAGGGCACGCACATCGCGGACGCGCGCTTCCTGGCGGTGTTGAAGAAGGCGTGA
- the dps gene encoding DNA starvation/stationary phase protection protein Dps, protein MNFSSHVNLPADAREELIDSLNTLLADAIDLHWQVKQAHWNIRGRHFYSRHELFDDLAKHARKQADEFAERAGTLGGYAEGTIRLAAKNSELPEYDLKAVDGDDHLKALVDRFARYGASIRNGIHRSDELNDPVTSDLLTQTLGVVELDLWFLESHLNGQPRAGARAGGDVRAEGRSPNA, encoded by the coding sequence ATGAACTTTTCGAGCCATGTGAATCTCCCCGCCGACGCGCGTGAGGAGCTCATCGATTCCCTCAACACCCTGCTGGCGGACGCCATCGACCTGCACTGGCAAGTCAAGCAAGCGCACTGGAACATCCGCGGCCGGCACTTCTACAGCCGCCACGAACTGTTCGACGACCTGGCCAAGCACGCGCGCAAGCAGGCCGACGAGTTCGCCGAGCGCGCGGGCACGCTGGGCGGCTACGCCGAGGGCACCATCCGCCTGGCGGCCAAGAACAGCGAGCTGCCCGAATACGACCTCAAGGCCGTGGACGGCGACGACCACCTCAAGGCCCTGGTGGACCGCTTCGCCCGCTACGGCGCCAGCATCCGCAACGGCATCCACCGCTCCGACGAGCTGAACGACCCAGTCACCTCCGACCTCCTCACCCAGACGCTGGGCGTGGTCGAGCTGGACCTCTGGTTCCTCGAGAGCCACCTGAACGGCCAGCCCCGGGCGGGCGCCCGCGCGGGCGGCGACGTCCGGGCCGAGGGCCGCTCCCCCAACGCCTGA
- a CDS encoding SDR family oxidoreductase, producing MDGKVCLITGATGGIGLESAKALARMGATVVLVGRDPGRTEAAVATVKEAAPGAQVDWLRADLTSLKSVRALAQTFRERYSRLDVLLNNAGLIIDQRQVTEDGLEATLATNHFAPFLLTNLLLDVMKATGPARIITVSSDAHVAGKLDFNDLQSEKGYFGFRVYGASKLANILFTRALAKRLQGTQVTANCLHPGVVRTGFGHNTQGFFRHIVKLGAAFMLSAEKGARTSIYLASSPEVESVSGQYFYKCRPRKPSSAARNDADAERLWQVSEQLTGVKA from the coding sequence ATGGACGGGAAGGTGTGCCTCATCACCGGGGCCACCGGTGGAATTGGTCTGGAATCGGCCAAGGCGCTCGCGCGCATGGGCGCCACGGTGGTGCTGGTGGGCCGGGACCCCGGCCGCACCGAGGCCGCCGTCGCCACCGTGAAGGAGGCCGCGCCCGGCGCCCAGGTGGACTGGCTCCGCGCGGACCTCACGTCCCTGAAGTCCGTGCGGGCGCTGGCACAGACGTTCCGTGAGCGGTACTCGCGGCTGGACGTGCTGCTGAACAACGCCGGGCTCATCATCGACCAGCGGCAGGTGACCGAGGACGGGCTGGAGGCCACCCTGGCCACCAACCACTTCGCGCCCTTCCTCCTCACGAACCTGCTGCTGGACGTGATGAAGGCCACCGGCCCCGCGCGCATCATCACCGTGTCGTCGGATGCCCACGTCGCCGGCAAGCTCGACTTCAACGACCTGCAGAGTGAGAAGGGCTACTTCGGCTTCCGCGTGTACGGCGCGTCGAAGCTGGCCAACATCCTGTTCACCCGCGCGCTGGCGAAGCGGCTGCAAGGCACGCAGGTGACGGCCAATTGCCTGCACCCGGGCGTGGTGCGCACGGGCTTTGGCCACAACACGCAAGGGTTCTTCCGCCACATCGTCAAACTGGGCGCGGCCTTCATGCTTTCGGCGGAGAAGGGAGCGCGGACGTCCATCTACCTGGCGTCCTCGCCCGAAGTGGAGTCAGTGTCCGGGCAGTACTTCTACAAATGCCGTCCGAGGAAGCCGTCGTCCGCAGCGCGGAACGACGCGGACGCGGAGCGGCTCTGGCAAGTGAGCGAGCAGCTCACGGGAGTGAAGGCATGA
- a CDS encoding glutathione S-transferase family protein, protein MIDLYTFATPNGQKVSIALEELGLQYKTHVVDITKGEQFKPEFLAINPNNKIPAIVDHATQDHRPLTVFESGAILIYLAEKTGQLLPSNQRGRAEVMEWLMFQMGGVGPMFGQLNHFARFAPKKVPYGIERYHAESQRLVGVLNGKLGSGDYVAGRYSIADIALYPWVAGTRSYFPELFQGHSNVVQWLHRVGSRPAVERGMKVPQLNK, encoded by the coding sequence ATGATCGACCTCTACACGTTCGCGACGCCCAACGGGCAGAAGGTATCCATCGCGCTGGAGGAGCTGGGCCTCCAGTACAAGACACACGTGGTGGACATCACGAAGGGCGAGCAGTTCAAGCCCGAGTTCCTGGCCATCAACCCCAACAACAAGATTCCGGCCATCGTCGACCACGCGACGCAGGACCACCGTCCGCTCACCGTGTTCGAGTCCGGCGCCATCCTCATCTATCTGGCGGAGAAGACGGGCCAGCTCCTGCCGTCCAACCAGCGGGGCCGCGCCGAGGTCATGGAGTGGCTGATGTTCCAGATGGGCGGCGTGGGCCCCATGTTCGGACAGCTCAACCACTTCGCCCGCTTCGCGCCCAAGAAGGTTCCGTACGGCATCGAGCGCTACCACGCCGAGTCCCAGCGACTGGTGGGCGTGCTCAATGGGAAGCTCGGCTCCGGGGACTACGTGGCGGGCCGCTACTCCATCGCGGACATCGCCCTGTACCCGTGGGTGGCGGGCACCCGCTCCTACTTCCCCGAGCTCTTCCAGGGCCACAGCAACGTCGTGCAGTGGCTCCACCGCGTGGGCAGCCGACCCGCCGTGGAGCGCGGCATGAAGGTTCCGCAGCTCAACAAGTAA